The genomic DNA AGTTCTGGCGCTCTCGTCCAGCAACTGGAGCCAGAGGCTGCTCAGCATCTCGGTATGGAAATTCCTGCAGCAGAGCGCCTATGTATTGTGGATGCTGATCGTCGTGCACACCGCCTATTTCCTCTACATGCATTTTCAGGATTTCCATCGCCCGGTCCCGGACCCGAATTGGGCACAGCTTCCCTTTGCCGTGCTGGTCACGACCATTGTGCTGTTGCAACTGATCGCGTTCTTCAAAACCTGGAAAGTGAAACGCGGCAGTCTTTCAGCCAGACAGCAGTTTTCTGCCGGCTGACCGTAAGCCGGGACCGATTGTGTCAGCGCGGCCGGGTCACCGTGGCGCCCAATGCGGGACTGCGTGCCGGCCGTGCCGCATCATTTGCAATCGCTCTGCACAAAAGTATAACCGGCACCAGTCCGATCGCGACAATCACCAGAGATGGCACGGCCGCCTGTTCAAGCCGCTCATCAGAGGCCAGGCGGTAGGCCTGCACGGCGAGGGTGTCAAAATTGAACGGCCGCATGATCAGCGTCGCCGGCAATTCTTTCATGACATCGACAAACACGATCAGCAACGCCGTCAGCAGGCTGCCGGACAACAGCGGAATGTGGATGGTTTTCAGCATTCCGACTTCCGTGCGCCCCAGCGAGCGTGCGGCCTCGTCGAGGCTCGGTTTGATATTGGCAAGGCCGGCATCGACGGCGCCCAGCGCTGCCGCCATGAAACGCACCACATAGGCCACGATCAACAGGCCGATTGATCCGGTGAACAGCAATCCGGTCGAATAGCCGAACTGCTCGCGCGAAAACGCGTCCAGCCAATTGTCGAAACCGGCAAAGGGCACCAGCAGCCCCACCGCAATTACTCCGCCGGGAATGGCATAGCCGATCCCGGCCAGCAGCTTGGCGCTGCGCGCGGCAATTCCTGGCGACAGGCGCGCGCAATAGGATATCAGAAGCGCCCCCAGAACCGTGACCATGGCTGCCAGACCGGCAAGGGTGATGGAATTTCCCACAAATCCAAGATAGCGCGCTGTGAACAGGCTCTGGCCGGAGCCGACCGCCATCACCAGCAACATGACTGCCGGGATGATAAAGCCGACCAGCACCGGTAATGCGCAGAACGCAATGGCTGCGAATGCCTGTATACCGGAGAGTTGCTGTGGCATCATGCCGTCATTCTTCCTGCCCGCCGGAAAGCGCTGTGCCGCGCCGCGTTCCATCCGCTCGATGACCGCAAGCAGCACAGCCACCGCCAGCAGCCACAATGCCAGCTGTGTCGCCATACCGCGGTCCCCCATGGCGAACCAGGCTCTGTAAATTCCGGTGGCAAATGTCTGCACATTGAAGTGGGCAACGGTTCCGAAATCGGCAATCGTTTCCATCAGCGCCAGGGTCACGCCTGCCACGATGGCCGGGCGCGCCATCGGCAGGCTGACCGATCTGAAAGCGCCCCAGGGGCTGCGCCCCAGCATGCGTGCCGCCTGATAGGCACTGGCGGATTGCTGCAGAAAGGCTGTGCGCGCGAGCAGATAGACATAAGGGTAAAGTACGAAAGTCAGCATTGCAGCAGCGCCGCCCAGAGACCGAATTTCAGGGAACCAGTAATCCCGTGGCCCCAGATTGAAAACCGTCCTTAACGCCGATTGCACCGGCCCCGGATGATCCAGCAGGTTGGTATAGGCATAGGCCAGCACATAGGCCGGAAAAGCCAGCGGCATGGCCAGTGCAAATTCGAAAATGCGCTGGCCGGGAAAGCGGCAATTCGTCACCAGCCAGGCTGTTCCGGTGCCAAGCAGGCCGGTTCCCAGGGCAACCCACACCACAAGCTGCAGCGTGTTCCAGACATATCCGGGCAGGACAGTATCAATCAGCGCAGCCCAACGGCCGCCATCTGCTCCAAACGCCGTCACCACAACAGCGACGATCGGAAGCAGGCAGAGGGCGGCAAAACTCCATGCGGCCAGACGCAATGCACATTCCTTCACTACGGTTCGTTACGGCTTTCAACCTGCCAATAGCGGCGCGGTTTTAAGCAATTTCCCGGGAGCAGACAACCACTGGCGCGGCGCCGGGATCAGCCCGGCATCAACCATTTGTCATAATCGGACACCAGCAGATGTTTTGGTGCCTCATCCTCGTCAATTTCGGCAAATCGGCCAATCGGCTTTGCAAAGATATTGTCCGTCAGATCATCGTTAACCGTCGAGACTTCACCGATCAGGACATCTCCGCCATCGCCCCAGAAACTGTGCCAGTTGCCCTGCAGCAAGGTCACGCTTTCGCCCGGTGACAGGCGCAGGATATCACCCGCCTTCTGGGTGCGGGGGATGCCGTCACAATGCACCGTGACATCAGAGTCGTGATCGATATCGCCATTGTCCAGCGAGTTGAAGAGTTTCAGTGCCAGGGTGGCACCGCCGCGATTGATGATGTCTTCCGCCTTGACAATATGGCGGTGCATCGGCGTCAGCTGATCTTTGCGGGCAATCATTATTTTTTCAGCGTAGCACATGCCGCCACCGGCCTTCAGATGTTCAGGGTCACCATTGCGCACTGTAAACAGGAACAGGCCCATCTCGTCGAAATTCCCGGCACCGAAATCGGTTATGTCCCAGCCAAGCCGGGCGTCAACAATGGCTTGAATATCGGTGCGGCGTGCGCGCATTTCCTCGGGTGAAAAATAGGCAAAAGGCGGCAGAAGAAAACCAAAGGACCGGATGAAATCGTCGGCTTCAGCCATGATCTGGTTTACTGTTGATCGTTTCATGTCAATCCTCAATCTGTTTGGTCAGCTGCCGGAAAACAGCACATTCTGATCGATAAGATACCGGTTGAAAATCGGCAGTGTTGCAGCACCCAGACTGCGGGCATCGTTTCCGATATCTCCTGCCAGAATATCAGGACGTTGTAGACCTTGTATATTCATTGTTTCAAGCGCTGCGTTGGTTTTTTCGACCAGCCTGGTGCGCACATCTGCCGGGAAGGCGCCGTCAATGATGATGGCCTGAAAGTCGATCACCGCGCAGCAGGCCAGGGCGGCCCGCGCCAGATGACCGGCTGAATCATCAATCCAGTGGTCCAGAATCTCACCGAATGTGGTCCAGCCATCGGGCGTTTTCCAGATCGGCGAGGGATCGATGCTATGCTGTAACAGGGTGGTTTCCAGTTTCGACAGCGACACCTGATCCAGCAATTGACCGGTTCCATTGTTTCCAACCGCGATCGGAAGTGACCCCAGCGCTCCCGCATTGCCGGAGCGACCCGGGTAGACCGCATGATCGATGACGATGCCGCCGCCAATAAAATAGCCAATGAAGAAATAGGCAAAATCGCGATAGGCCTGGCCACTGCCGAAAACCAGCTCGGCGCCGCAGGCGGTTGTAGCATCATTTTGCACGAAAACCGGAAGATCTGTCAGCTTGGCAACTTCCGATGCCATGTCGAAATTCTTCCACTCCAACATGTGTGTCCCCGGTGCCCCGACGTGTTCCGCCCAGTTCCACAATTCAAAGGGCGTCGCGATGCCGATGCCGGCAATCCGTTCATGCAGCTTTGGCGGCAGGTTCTCTACAAGAAGCGGCAGATCGGTTTTGAGAAAATGCAGGATTTTGTCCGCAAGGGGGTAGGCATAGGCCATGCTGGAGGAGGCGCGTACCGCCCCGAGAAAATCCACCAGGACGAGTTCGGCACTGCGGCGGCCGATCTTGAGGCCGATTGAATACACTCCATCAGGATTCAGCCCCAGCGGAATGGATGGCTGGCCAACGCGGCCGCGCTGTGGCTCGCCGCGCACCA from Pararhizobium sp. IMCC3301 includes the following:
- a CDS encoding ROK family transcriptional regulator, which codes for MTRPIVVDPSGGANQIRVRAYNERLVMTLIRRHGELPKAEIARRSGLSAQTASVIMRALESDALLVRGEPQRGRVGQPSIPLGLNPDGVYSIGLKIGRRSAELVLVDFLGAVRASSSMAYAYPLADKILHFLKTDLPLLVENLPPKLHERIAGIGIATPFELWNWAEHVGAPGTHMLEWKNFDMASEVAKLTDLPVFVQNDATTACGAELVFGSGQAYRDFAYFFIGYFIGGGIVIDHAVYPGRSGNAGALGSLPIAVGNNGTGQLLDQVSLSKLETTLLQHSIDPSPIWKTPDGWTTFGEILDHWIDDSAGHLARAALACCAVIDFQAIIIDGAFPADVRTRLVEKTNAALETMNIQGLQRPDILAGDIGNDARSLGAATLPIFNRYLIDQNVLFSGS
- a CDS encoding D-lyxose/D-mannose family sugar isomerase; the encoded protein is MKRSTVNQIMAEADDFIRSFGFLLPPFAYFSPEEMRARRTDIQAIVDARLGWDITDFGAGNFDEMGLFLFTVRNGDPEHLKAGGGMCYAEKIMIARKDQLTPMHRHIVKAEDIINRGGATLALKLFNSLDNGDIDHDSDVTVHCDGIPRTQKAGDILRLSPGESVTLLQGNWHSFWGDGGDVLIGEVSTVNDDLTDNIFAKPIGRFAEIDEDEAPKHLLVSDYDKWLMPG
- a CDS encoding iron ABC transporter permease, whose translation is MRLAAWSFAALCLLPIVAVVVTAFGADGGRWAALIDTVLPGYVWNTLQLVVWVALGTGLLGTGTAWLVTNCRFPGQRIFEFALAMPLAFPAYVLAYAYTNLLDHPGPVQSALRTVFNLGPRDYWFPEIRSLGGAAAMLTFVLYPYVYLLARTAFLQQSASAYQAARMLGRSPWGAFRSVSLPMARPAIVAGVTLALMETIADFGTVAHFNVQTFATGIYRAWFAMGDRGMATQLALWLLAVAVLLAVIERMERGAAQRFPAGRKNDGMMPQQLSGIQAFAAIAFCALPVLVGFIIPAVMLLVMAVGSGQSLFTARYLGFVGNSITLAGLAAMVTVLGALLISYCARLSPGIAARSAKLLAGIGYAIPGGVIAVGLLVPFAGFDNWLDAFSREQFGYSTGLLFTGSIGLLIVAYVVRFMAAALGAVDAGLANIKPSLDEAARSLGRTEVGMLKTIHIPLLSGSLLTALLIVFVDVMKELPATLIMRPFNFDTLAVQAYRLASDERLEQAAVPSLVIVAIGLVPVILLCRAIANDAARPARSPALGATVTRPR